A window from Tenacibaculum singaporense encodes these proteins:
- a CDS encoding endonuclease, with product MKHKLLFFFLVASLSVFSQIPSYYNDVNLNLSGSALKNELATKIINTHTTNLSYTPGVWNALKQTDLDPNDSSKVLLIYGYSDTDGNYVTDRTRDKDANGGTAGTQWNREHVYPKSLGNPNLGTSGPGADAHHLRAADISFNSQRSSKKFADGSGNAGSVSGGWYPGDEWKGDVARMMMYMYLRYGNQCLPTGVGTGSTMASDANMLALFIQWNVDDPVSDFEKQRNPILEGIQGNRNPFIDNPAFATKIWGGPQAEDLFGGGSGSDTQAPTAPSNLTASNITETTVDLTWSASTDNVSVTGYDVYNGATKIATVTTTSYNVTGLTAATNYTFSVKAKDAAGNQSTSSNSVSVTTNTGSGGGNGTATDLLISEYVEGSSNNKAIEIANFTGASVNLSGYSLKKAANGGGWTNTLTLSGQLTNGDVYVIANSSASSTILNKADRTDTGVISFNGNDAVGLFKGSTLIDLIGDPNSSSTFAQDKTMQRKSSVTSPNSAYTTSEWDILTKDTFSGLGNHNIDGGTSTPDTTAPSAPTNVAASNITQTSVNLSWTASTDNIGVTGYDIYQGSSKIATVTTTSYSVSGLTASTSYTFSVKAKDAANNISSSSNTVNVTTLANTISYCSTKGNNVNYEWIDNVVIGGISNATSANGGYTDFTSLTGNLPYGSNTIVVSAGFASSSYTEYWKVWIDFNKNGTFESSEEVVSGSSSSSGNLSYNFSVPTSALAGTTRMRVSMKWNAAPSACETFSYGEVEDYTVNIGSSSKGLGYNNITIDGKLGNEASIFDASVSPNPSVDFVKIKLADDRNATFKVTTLTGQQVLTGKVTHNNLDVSNLHNGIYILEVNDGQKSFTKKIIKK from the coding sequence ATGAAACATAAACTACTCTTCTTCTTTTTGGTAGCTTCGCTATCCGTTTTTTCACAAATCCCTTCATATTACAATGATGTAAATTTGAATTTGTCTGGTTCAGCATTAAAAAATGAGCTGGCTACTAAAATTATCAATACACACACTACAAACTTATCGTACACTCCTGGTGTGTGGAATGCACTTAAACAAACTGATTTAGACCCTAACGATTCTAGTAAGGTTTTATTAATTTATGGTTATAGTGATACTGACGGTAATTATGTAACCGATAGAACTAGAGATAAAGATGCTAATGGTGGTACAGCAGGTACTCAATGGAACAGAGAGCATGTGTACCCTAAGTCATTAGGAAATCCTAATTTAGGTACTTCTGGTCCTGGTGCAGATGCGCATCATTTAAGAGCTGCTGATATTTCTTTCAACTCACAAAGAAGTAGTAAAAAGTTTGCTGATGGTTCTGGTAATGCAGGTAGTGTTTCAGGTGGTTGGTATCCTGGAGATGAATGGAAAGGTGATGTTGCACGTATGATGATGTACATGTATTTACGCTATGGAAACCAATGTTTACCAACTGGTGTAGGAACAGGATCAACTATGGCTTCAGATGCTAATATGCTTGCTTTATTTATTCAATGGAATGTAGACGATCCAGTATCAGATTTTGAAAAGCAACGTAACCCTATTTTAGAAGGAATTCAAGGAAATCGTAATCCATTTATTGACAATCCTGCATTTGCTACTAAAATTTGGGGTGGACCACAAGCTGAAGATTTATTTGGAGGCGGTAGTGGATCTGATACCCAAGCTCCTACTGCTCCATCTAACTTAACTGCTTCAAACATTACAGAAACAACAGTTGACTTAACTTGGTCTGCTTCTACTGATAATGTTAGTGTAACTGGATACGATGTGTACAATGGAGCTACGAAAATCGCTACCGTAACAACAACTTCATACAACGTTACAGGCTTAACAGCAGCAACTAATTATACTTTTTCTGTAAAAGCTAAAGATGCTGCAGGTAATCAATCTACTTCTAGTAATTCTGTTTCTGTTACAACTAACACAGGTTCAGGTGGAGGAAATGGAACAGCTACGGATTTATTAATTTCTGAATATGTAGAAGGTTCTTCAAATAATAAAGCTATTGAAATTGCTAATTTCACTGGAGCCAGTGTAAACTTATCAGGGTATTCATTAAAGAAAGCTGCCAATGGTGGTGGATGGACCAATACATTAACTTTAAGTGGTCAATTAACAAATGGTGATGTGTATGTCATAGCTAATAGCAGTGCTTCTAGTACGATATTAAATAAAGCTGACAGAACAGATACTGGTGTAATTTCTTTTAACGGAAACGATGCTGTTGGTTTATTCAAAGGAAGTACTCTTATCGATTTGATTGGAGATCCTAATAGCTCTTCAACTTTTGCACAAGACAAAACAATGCAAAGAAAATCTTCTGTTACATCTCCTAACAGTGCATATACAACTTCTGAATGGGATATTTTAACGAAAGATACATTTAGCGGCTTGGGAAACCACAACATTGATGGTGGAACTTCTACACCAGACACAACTGCTCCATCTGCGCCAACTAATGTTGCTGCTTCAAATATTACACAAACTTCTGTTAATTTAAGCTGGACTGCTTCAACTGACAATATTGGTGTTACAGGATATGACATATATCAAGGAAGTTCAAAAATAGCCACTGTTACTACTACAAGTTATTCTGTAAGTGGATTAACAGCCTCTACAAGCTATACTTTTTCTGTAAAAGCCAAAGATGCTGCAAACAATATTTCTTCTTCAAGTAATACGGTAAACGTAACAACTCTAGCAAACACAATTTCTTATTGTAGTACTAAAGGGAATAATGTAAATTATGAATGGATTGACAATGTTGTTATTGGTGGAATTTCAAACGCTACTAGTGCCAACGGTGGATATACTGACTTTACTTCTTTAACTGGAAACTTACCTTACGGAAGTAATACTATTGTAGTAAGCGCTGGATTTGCTAGTTCTTCATACACAGAATACTGGAAAGTTTGGATTGATTTTAATAAAAATGGAACTTTTGAATCTTCTGAAGAAGTTGTTAGTGGTTCTTCATCTAGCTCTGGCAATTTATCCTATAACTTTTCTGTTCCTACCTCTGCTTTAGCAGGTACTACAAGAATGCGTGTATCAATGAAATGGAATGCAGCTCCATCAGCTTGTGAAACATTTTCTTATGGTGAAGTTGAAGATTATACTGTTAACATAGGTAGTAGTTCTAAAGGTTTAGGATACAACAACATCACTATTGATGGAAAGTTGGGAAATGAAGCTTCTATTTTTGATGCTAGTGTTTCACCAAACCCTAGTGTAGACTTCGTAAAAATTAAATTAGCTGATGACAGAAATGCTACTTTTAAAGTTACAACCTTAACAGGACAACAAGTTTTAACAGGAAAAGTTACTCATAATAATCTTGATGTTTCAAACCTACATAACGGAATCTATATTCTTGAAGTAAACGACGGTCAAAAATCATTTACAAAAAAAATCATCAAGAAATAG
- a CDS encoding NUDIX hydrolase, with translation MDELIDIVDENGNYTGKTCLKSEAHKHGYFHPTIHVWLYTSNKQILLQKRALTKKVFPGLWDISVAGHIAAGENIKIAAIREVKEEIGFDILPKNLHKIGTRKHMVNHSNGIIDNEFHHVFIAELTVPVQELKLQEEEVADLKLFSLETILHTKNYENLLLHQYQDYYSFVHSQILKKLSIL, from the coding sequence ATGGATGAACTTATAGATATTGTCGATGAAAATGGAAACTATACAGGAAAAACTTGTTTAAAATCTGAGGCTCATAAACATGGCTACTTTCACCCTACTATCCATGTTTGGTTGTACACTTCTAATAAACAAATACTTCTTCAAAAAAGAGCACTCACCAAAAAAGTATTTCCTGGTTTATGGGATATTTCAGTTGCAGGTCACATAGCTGCCGGTGAAAACATTAAAATTGCTGCTATTAGAGAAGTTAAAGAAGAAATAGGTTTTGATATTCTTCCTAAAAACTTACATAAAATAGGTACTCGAAAACACATGGTAAATCACTCGAATGGAATTATTGATAATGAATTTCATCATGTGTTTATTGCTGAATTAACAGTTCCTGTCCAAGAATTAAAACTTCAAGAAGAGGAAGTAGCAGACTTAAAGCTATTTAGCTTAGAAACAATACTGCATACTAAAAACTACGAAAACTTATTACTTCATCAATATCAAGACTATTATTCTTTTGTGCATAGTCAAATTCTAAAAAAACTTAGTATATTATAG
- a CDS encoding quinone-dependent dihydroorotate dehydrogenase translates to MYKLLIRPIFFLFDPEKIHHFTFSLVKFLSKIPGMSSIFRGMYQVNDKKLERNLFGLTFKNPVGLAAGFDKNAVLYNELANFGFGFVEIGTVTPKGQVGNPKKRLFRLKDDKGIINRMGFNNEGLAAAVEQLKKNKGKIIIGGNIGKNTNTAPENYTEDYVACFKGLHPYVDYFVLNVSCPNVSSHAKLEDADYLKELITEVQKIDKELSVAERSRSKPILLKIAPDLNNQQLDEIIELVAETKIDGVIASNTSVNRDNLKASKERLQEIGNGGVSGQPVKDRSTRVIKYLTDNSNKAFPIIGVGGIHSEKDALEKLKAGADLVQIYTGFIYEGPSLVKRINKAILAEKK, encoded by the coding sequence ATGTATAAATTACTGATCCGCCCAATTTTTTTCCTTTTTGATCCTGAAAAGATTCACCACTTTACATTTTCACTCGTAAAGTTTTTATCGAAAATACCAGGAATGTCTTCAATTTTTAGAGGAATGTATCAAGTAAATGATAAAAAGTTAGAACGCAATTTATTCGGGTTAACCTTTAAAAACCCTGTAGGGCTAGCTGCAGGATTTGATAAAAATGCAGTATTGTACAATGAGCTAGCTAATTTTGGATTTGGTTTTGTTGAAATTGGGACAGTTACACCAAAGGGGCAAGTAGGAAATCCGAAAAAACGTTTATTTCGTTTAAAAGATGATAAAGGAATCATCAACCGAATGGGGTTTAATAACGAAGGGTTGGCTGCAGCTGTTGAGCAATTGAAAAAGAACAAAGGAAAAATTATTATTGGAGGAAACATTGGAAAAAATACCAATACAGCTCCTGAAAATTATACTGAAGACTATGTAGCGTGTTTTAAAGGATTGCATCCGTATGTAGATTATTTTGTGTTGAATGTAAGCTGTCCGAATGTATCTAGCCATGCTAAACTTGAAGATGCTGATTATTTGAAGGAATTAATAACTGAGGTACAAAAGATTGATAAAGAATTATCGGTTGCTGAGCGTAGTCGAAGCAAACCAATCTTATTAAAAATTGCTCCCGACTTAAACAACCAACAATTAGATGAAATTATTGAATTGGTTGCTGAAACTAAAATTGATGGAGTGATAGCGTCGAATACTTCAGTAAATAGAGATAATTTAAAAGCTTCTAAAGAGCGTTTACAAGAAATAGGTAATGGAGGTGTAAGTGGGCAACCAGTTAAAGATAGAAGCACAAGAGTAATTAAGTATCTAACGGATAACTCTAATAAAGCGTTTCCAATTATTGGAGTAGGAGGTATCCATTCTGAAAAAGATGCTTTAGAAAAGCTAAAAGCAGGTGCAGATTTGGTGCAAATTTATACAGGATTCATTTACGAAGGGCCAAGCTTGGTAAAAAGAATCAATAAGGCTATTTTAGCTGAGAAGAAATAG
- a CDS encoding NUDIX hydrolase: protein MTFSDFINQIERLQQKQLGGLTSQFKLAPKLRTRFSEELILSKNPRKAAVLALFYPDNDNQTRFLLTERASYNGAHSSQISFPGGKFDKEDSNLQTTALRETYEEVGVHYKSIEIIRQTSDAYIPPSNFLVAPFIGVSEKTPHFTPNEEVAEIIEVLLADLLDDSNLTSVEMETSYMKNIEVPCFKLNDYIVWGATAMMLSEIKDLFK from the coding sequence ATGACTTTTTCTGATTTTATCAATCAAATAGAAAGATTACAGCAAAAGCAACTGGGTGGTTTAACTTCTCAATTTAAGTTAGCTCCAAAGTTAAGAACACGGTTTTCAGAAGAATTAATACTAAGTAAAAATCCAAGAAAAGCAGCTGTTTTAGCATTATTTTACCCTGACAATGATAACCAAACACGCTTTTTACTTACTGAAAGAGCGAGTTATAATGGAGCACATTCATCTCAAATTAGCTTTCCTGGTGGAAAATTTGACAAAGAGGATAGTAACCTACAAACAACTGCTTTACGGGAAACTTATGAAGAAGTTGGTGTACACTATAAATCTATTGAAATAATACGACAAACTTCAGACGCATATATTCCTCCTAGTAATTTTTTAGTTGCTCCTTTTATAGGTGTTTCAGAAAAAACACCTCATTTCACACCAAACGAAGAAGTTGCTGAAATTATTGAAGTTTTATTAGCTGATTTATTAGACGATTCAAACTTAACTTCAGTAGAAATGGAAACCTCATACATGAAAAATATTGAGGTACCATGCTTTAAATTAAACGATTACATTGTATGGGGTGCAACTGCCATGATGCTTTCAGAAATTAAAGATTTATTTAAATAG
- a CDS encoding YfiT family bacillithiol transferase translates to MDKLKYPIGKPNIPTEISSELLTEWITTLELFPEKLKCLVSSLSEEQLNTPYRKDGWTIRQVIHHCADSHHNSYTRFKWTLTEDNPVIKAYFEDRWAELFDSKTAPIQLSLDALKALHAKWVYFLKGLTEEDLNKYFIHPDGNEKVNLKENIGIYAWHCNHHYAHIEQLLIRKNWN, encoded by the coding sequence ATGGATAAATTAAAATACCCAATTGGAAAACCTAACATCCCTACTGAAATATCTTCTGAACTACTTACAGAGTGGATTACTACTCTAGAGCTTTTTCCTGAAAAATTAAAGTGCCTTGTTAGCAGTCTATCTGAAGAACAATTAAATACACCATATAGAAAAGACGGTTGGACAATTAGACAAGTGATTCATCATTGTGCAGACAGTCACCATAACTCTTACACGCGGTTTAAATGGACGCTTACGGAAGATAACCCCGTTATTAAAGCATATTTTGAAGATCGTTGGGCTGAATTGTTTGATTCTAAAACTGCTCCAATTCAACTTTCGTTAGATGCTCTAAAGGCATTACATGCTAAATGGGTTTACTTCTTGAAAGGTTTAACTGAAGAAGATTTAAATAAGTATTTTATCCACCCTGATGGTAATGAAAAAGTGAACTTAAAAGAAAACATTGGTATTTATGCATGGCATTGCAACCACCATTATGCTCATATTGAACAATTATTAATCAGGAAAAATTGGAATTAA
- the pheT gene encoding phenylalanine--tRNA ligase subunit beta, whose protein sequence is MKISYNWLQQFLQTDWEAEKTGELLTDLGLEVEGIETVESIKGSLKGVVVGEVLTCEKHANADKLKVTTVDLGNGTPVQIVCGAPNVAVGQKVPVATVGTMLYDEKGEGFKIKKGKIRGEESHGMICAEDELGLGQSHDGIMVLDESLVPGTPCSEVFNIETDYVFEIGLTPNRADAMSHYGVARDLRAGLIQQGTSIELISPSVSDFHVDERTHKIDIEVEDKDLAPRYCGITITDVEVKESPEWIQNRLKAIGLTPKNNIVDITNYVLHELGQPLHAFDASKIRGGKVVVKTLEEGTKFTTLDDVERELSSEDIMICDADDNPLCIGGVFGGAKSGVTEHTTSIFLESAYFNPVSVRKTAKRHGLNTDASFRFERGIDINTTKYALKRAALLIEEYAGGKMSSDILDFYPVKLEDFEVFLSFENAYKLIGQEIPKETIKKILASLDIKINSVTEAGLGLVVPSYRVDVQREADIIEEILRVYGYNNVEFSHKLNTSISFDSDKEVKIENIVADQLTSLGFNETMANSLTKADYIELSENLNADFNVEMLNPLSNDLKVMRQSLLFSGLESVAYNINRKNNSLKFYEFGKTYHKYESGYQEDKHLTLFVTGNRTQDSWKVATQISDFFYVKGIVTALLSRLGIDKLKTTPTKSDVFSEGITLSLGKTKLVELGVVKRAILKEFSIKQEVLFADFNWQNILDLVGKKKIKVADLPKFPSVKRDLALLLDNKVEFKEIYNLAFQSERKLLKEVDLFDVYEGDKLPEGKKSYAVSFVLQDENKTLADKQIDKIMQKLQQTFEKNLDAVLR, encoded by the coding sequence ATGAAGATATCATACAATTGGTTACAACAATTTTTACAGACAGACTGGGAGGCAGAGAAAACAGGCGAGTTATTAACTGATTTAGGTCTTGAAGTTGAAGGAATAGAAACTGTAGAGAGTATTAAAGGAAGCCTAAAAGGGGTAGTTGTAGGTGAAGTTTTAACTTGTGAAAAACATGCTAATGCAGACAAGTTAAAAGTTACTACTGTTGATTTAGGAAATGGTACCCCTGTACAAATTGTATGTGGAGCACCAAATGTCGCGGTAGGACAAAAAGTTCCTGTGGCTACTGTTGGTACCATGTTGTATGATGAAAAAGGAGAAGGTTTTAAAATTAAAAAAGGAAAGATAAGAGGAGAAGAGAGTCACGGAATGATTTGTGCCGAAGACGAATTAGGTTTAGGACAAAGTCATGATGGTATTATGGTCTTAGACGAGAGTTTAGTTCCAGGTACTCCTTGTTCAGAAGTTTTTAACATTGAAACAGACTATGTTTTTGAAATTGGGTTAACACCAAACCGTGCCGACGCTATGAGTCATTATGGTGTTGCACGCGATTTAAGAGCTGGATTAATTCAGCAAGGAACTAGTATAGAATTGATTTCTCCATCTGTTTCAGATTTCCATGTTGACGAGCGTACTCACAAAATTGATATCGAAGTAGAAGATAAAGATTTAGCACCTCGTTATTGTGGTATAACTATTACTGATGTGGAAGTAAAAGAATCACCAGAATGGATTCAAAATAGATTAAAGGCAATTGGATTAACTCCTAAAAATAATATTGTAGATATAACAAACTATGTACTACATGAATTAGGACAACCTTTACACGCTTTTGATGCTTCTAAAATTAGAGGAGGTAAAGTGGTGGTTAAAACTTTAGAAGAAGGCACAAAGTTTACTACGTTAGATGATGTAGAAAGAGAGCTATCTTCTGAAGATATTATGATTTGTGATGCTGATGATAATCCATTATGTATTGGAGGTGTGTTTGGAGGAGCAAAATCAGGAGTTACAGAGCATACAACATCTATTTTCTTAGAGAGTGCTTATTTTAATCCTGTATCTGTTCGAAAAACTGCAAAACGTCATGGGTTAAATACAGATGCTTCTTTCCGTTTTGAGAGAGGTATTGACATCAACACTACAAAATATGCCTTAAAGCGCGCTGCTTTATTAATTGAAGAGTATGCTGGTGGAAAAATGTCTTCTGATATTTTAGATTTTTACCCTGTAAAGCTTGAAGATTTTGAAGTGTTTTTATCGTTTGAAAATGCGTATAAATTAATAGGTCAAGAAATACCTAAAGAAACGATTAAAAAGATTTTAGCTTCATTAGATATTAAAATTAATAGTGTTACTGAAGCTGGTTTAGGATTGGTAGTACCATCGTATCGTGTAGATGTACAACGTGAAGCAGATATTATAGAGGAAATCTTACGTGTTTACGGATATAATAATGTAGAGTTTTCTCATAAATTAAATACGTCTATTTCTTTTGATAGTGATAAAGAAGTTAAAATAGAGAATATTGTTGCTGACCAGTTAACATCGTTAGGGTTTAATGAAACTATGGCAAATTCGTTAACAAAGGCAGATTATATTGAGTTATCTGAGAACTTAAACGCTGATTTTAACGTTGAAATGTTGAATCCGTTAAGCAACGACTTAAAAGTAATGCGTCAATCGTTACTATTTAGTGGTTTAGAATCTGTAGCGTACAATATTAACAGAAAGAACAATTCATTAAAGTTTTACGAGTTTGGTAAGACGTATCATAAGTATGAAAGCGGATACCAAGAAGACAAGCATTTAACGTTATTTGTTACTGGTAATAGAACACAAGATAGCTGGAAGGTAGCTACACAGATATCAGATTTCTTTTATGTTAAAGGGATTGTAACAGCTTTATTAAGTCGTTTAGGAATTGATAAATTAAAAACCACTCCAACAAAATCAGATGTGTTTTCTGAAGGAATTACGTTAAGTTTAGGGAAAACTAAGTTAGTAGAGTTAGGAGTTGTTAAAAGAGCGATTTTAAAAGAGTTTTCAATAAAACAAGAGGTTTTATTTGCAGACTTTAACTGGCAGAATATTTTAGATTTAGTAGGTAAGAAAAAAATAAAAGTAGCCGATTTACCTAAGTTTCCATCTGTAAAGCGTGATTTAGCATTGTTATTGGATAATAAAGTTGAATTCAAAGAAATTTATAACTTAGCATTCCAATCAGAAAGAAAGCTTTTAAAAGAAGTGGATTTATTTGATGTGTATGAAGGAGACAAATTACCAGAAGGTAAAAAGTCGTATGCAGTAAGTTTTGTATTACAAGATGAAAACAAAACGTTGGCAGATAAACAAATAGATAAAATAATGCAGAAACTACAGCAAACATTCGAAAAGAATTTAGATGCTGTATTACGATAA
- a CDS encoding LysE family translocator, with product MLETLISFVFATATLAISPGPDNIFVLTQSIVNGRKYGLATVAGLMTGCIIHTTLVAFGISEIIKQNPNLFFIIKLFGAGYLLYLAYQVYKSDAKIAFSTENVQKKSTLQLFKTGFWMNVLNPKVTIFFLAFFPQFLFSDSLSNVFQFYVLGGLFILTSFLIFSSIAILAGKISEYLKQHKKVGTYLKWAQIVVFIGIAMLILL from the coding sequence ATGCTAGAAACCCTCATATCTTTTGTATTTGCTACGGCTACTTTAGCTATTTCACCAGGTCCTGATAATATTTTTGTCTTAACACAAAGTATTGTTAATGGAAGAAAATATGGATTAGCTACGGTTGCTGGTTTAATGACAGGATGTATAATTCATACAACTTTGGTGGCTTTTGGAATATCGGAAATCATCAAACAGAATCCGAATTTATTTTTTATCATCAAGCTATTTGGAGCAGGATATTTACTGTATTTAGCCTATCAGGTGTATAAAAGTGATGCTAAAATTGCCTTTTCAACAGAGAATGTTCAGAAAAAATCAACATTACAGTTATTCAAAACAGGTTTTTGGATGAATGTATTAAACCCGAAGGTTACAATTTTCTTTTTGGCATTCTTCCCACAGTTTTTGTTTTCTGACAGCTTGTCAAACGTATTCCAATTTTATGTATTAGGGGGATTATTCATTTTAACATCTTTCTTAATATTTTCTTCCATAGCTATCTTAGCAGGAAAGATATCAGAGTATTTAAAGCAACACAAAAAGGTAGGAACATACCTAAAATGGGCACAAATAGTGGTTTTTATAGGTATAGCTATGCTAATTTTACTTTAA
- a CDS encoding lysophospholipid acyltransferase family protein, giving the protein MPLFKRNPFGHILFIKRFLIQVLGVISHGRYRKFNDLQIEGMDVLRSLPDQKVLFISNHQTYFADVAAMFHVFNAALKGRDDNIRNVGYLWKPKLNIYYVAAGETMRSGLLPKIFAYVGSVSVERTWRSAGKDVNRQVKMSDISNIGKALDDGWVITFPQGTTTPFKPIRRGTAHIIKTYKPIVVPIVIDGFRRSFDKKGLMIKKRNVLQSMVIKEPLEIDYENEDVASIVEKIEYAIEQHPSFLKVLTPKQLQEQEEFIEKRRFWGADKPKEKEKKD; this is encoded by the coding sequence ATGCCTTTATTTAAAAGGAATCCTTTTGGACATATATTGTTCATTAAAAGATTTTTAATACAAGTTCTCGGAGTTATTTCTCACGGACGCTACCGTAAGTTTAATGACCTGCAAATAGAGGGAATGGATGTTTTAAGAAGTCTCCCCGACCAAAAAGTACTATTTATCTCCAATCACCAAACGTATTTTGCCGATGTAGCAGCTATGTTTCATGTATTTAACGCGGCCTTAAAAGGTAGAGATGACAATATTAGAAACGTAGGGTATTTATGGAAACCTAAACTAAACATTTATTATGTTGCTGCAGGTGAAACCATGCGTTCTGGTTTACTTCCTAAAATTTTTGCTTATGTAGGTTCTGTTTCTGTTGAAAGAACTTGGAGAAGCGCAGGAAAAGATGTAAACAGACAAGTAAAAATGTCTGACATTTCTAATATAGGTAAAGCATTAGATGATGGTTGGGTAATTACCTTTCCACAAGGTACAACTACCCCTTTTAAACCTATTCGTCGTGGTACCGCTCATATTATCAAAACCTATAAACCTATTGTAGTTCCTATAGTAATTGACGGATTTAGACGTTCTTTTGATAAAAAAGGGTTGATGATAAAAAAACGTAATGTACTACAATCTATGGTTATTAAAGAGCCTTTAGAAATTGATTATGAAAATGAAGATGTGGCTAGCATTGTTGAAAAAATTGAATATGCAATAGAGCAACATCCATCTTTTTTAAAGGTGTTAACACCTAAACAACTTCAAGAACAAGAAGAGTTTATTGAAAAAAGACGTTTTTGGGGAGCTGATAAACCTAAAGAAAAAGAAAAGAAAGATTAA
- a CDS encoding M42 family metallopeptidase: MADKSILNKKSIDFLEKYLNNAAPTGYEWEGQKIWMDYLKPYVDEFITDTYGSAVGVINPDAKYKVVIEGHADEISWYVNYISDDGLIYVIRNGGSDHQIAPSKIVNIHTKNGIVKGVFGWPAIHTRNKAKEEAPKPDNIFIDCGCSTREEVEKLGVHVGCVITYPDEFHILNENKFVCRALDNRMGGFMIAEVARLLHENKKKLPFGLYITNSVQEEIGLRGAQMITETIKPNVAIVTDVTHDTTTPMIDKKKEGHLELGKGPVVAYAPAVQQKLRDLIIDTAEANKIPFQRSALSRATGTDTDAFAYSNGGVASALISLPLRYMHTTVEMVHREDVENVIKMIYESLLKIEDGENFSYFK, from the coding sequence ATGGCTGATAAATCTATTTTAAATAAAAAGTCGATAGACTTCTTAGAAAAATATTTAAATAATGCTGCTCCTACTGGATACGAGTGGGAAGGGCAAAAAATATGGATGGACTATTTAAAACCTTATGTTGATGAGTTCATTACAGATACTTATGGTTCTGCTGTAGGAGTTATAAATCCTGATGCTAAATATAAAGTGGTTATTGAAGGGCATGCTGATGAAATTTCTTGGTATGTAAACTATATTTCTGATGACGGATTAATTTATGTAATTCGTAATGGAGGGAGTGATCATCAAATAGCTCCTAGTAAAATTGTAAACATTCATACTAAAAATGGTATTGTTAAAGGTGTTTTCGGATGGCCAGCAATTCATACACGTAATAAAGCCAAAGAAGAAGCCCCAAAACCAGATAATATTTTTATTGATTGTGGTTGTAGCACTAGAGAAGAGGTTGAAAAATTAGGTGTACATGTTGGTTGTGTTATTACCTATCCAGACGAATTCCATATTTTAAACGAGAACAAATTTGTGTGTCGTGCTTTAGACAACCGTATGGGTGGGTTTATGATTGCTGAAGTTGCTCGTTTGTTACACGAAAACAAGAAAAAATTACCTTTCGGATTATACATTACAAACTCAGTTCAAGAAGAAATTGGTTTACGTGGTGCACAAATGATTACTGAAACCATAAAACCTAACGTAGCTATTGTTACCGACGTAACACACGATACTACAACTCCTATGATCGACAAGAAAAAAGAAGGTCATTTAGAGTTAGGTAAAGGTCCTGTAGTAGCTTATGCTCCTGCTGTACAACAAAAATTAAGAGATTTAATTATTGATACTGCCGAAGCTAACAAAATTCCTTTCCAACGCTCTGCCCTATCAAGAGCTACAGGAACTGACACCGATGCATTTGCATACAGCAATGGTGGAGTTGCTTCTGCTTTAATCTCTTTACCATTACGTTATATGCACACTACCGTTGAAATGGTACACCGTGAAGATGTTGAGAACGTAATTAAAATGATTTACGAAAGTTTATTAAAAATTGAAGACGGAGAAAATTTCTCTTATTTCAAATAA